A stretch of Methanococcus voltae PS DNA encodes these proteins:
- a CDS encoding DsrE family protein — MKISLLVFSYEKDGAPMNTLMFHVLLFAKELKEKGEDVKILFEGEGVQWAKELTNPEHPFNKHVEYLKDNFVACEACSSMHGILDDIIGKVAIENDLHGHISLKKYLDDGGKVVEF; from the coding sequence TTGAAGATTTCATTATTGGTTTTTTCCTATGAAAAAGATGGAGCACCAATGAATACATTAATGTTCCATGTTTTATTATTTGCAAAAGAATTAAAAGAAAAAGGCGAAGATGTAAAGATATTGTTTGAAGGTGAAGGGGTACAATGGGCAAAAGAGTTAACAAACCCAGAACATCCATTTAACAAACATGTCGAATACTTAAAAGATAATTTTGTAGCTTGTGAAGCTTGTTCCAGTATGCACGGGATTTTAGATGATATAATTGGAAAAGTAGCTATTGAAAATGACTTACATGGCCATATTAGTTTAAAGAAATATTTAGATGATGGCGGAAAAGTTGTAGAATTTTAA